The window tttcaaAACGTTAGTGGTATTGTTGATGCTTTTCGGAATTTTATTTCAATCATTTAGTTTGTGCGGCAACTCTGTGAATGAACTGAATGAATGTAAGTAGTAGACTCATCTATGTATGTATGATGGTTTTTTATCTGCTAAGTGTATGAATAGTGTGAAGGATAGTTTGTGTTGGAAAGCGAGGTGTTTTATGAAAGGTTATTGACATTTTGGAGTAAATTGTTTTATATAGAGAATTATAACTACTCTTGCTATTTTCTACAGAATCTCTGCTGGTATCTCAATAATGAATCGGACAAAAATCTAACGTAGAGTTGGTAAATACGAAGTGCGAAAGAGTATTGGTGAGGAAACGTTCGCTAAGGTCTATGATCTATGTGTGCTTAGTTTATGCTTCTTTATGAAGGCAATCTATGCATCTGAATCCTGTATTCTAGCTCCCCTTGCGCAGTTAAACTAATAAACAAGGCGTTGCTCTGAATTTTATTGTGCATAATTTGTGTCAAGTTGGTTTTTTCCAACTTAGAATTCATGTTTCAGACAGCACTAATCTATGTTGTAGCACTCTCTGCAGGAGAAACACTCCACAAAACGATATGACAATGAATTATATATTGTTGGTAATGCGAACAGCTTGGTAACAAGACAGCATTGTGAAGAGAGTTGATATCTTCGTAACAAGACAATCTGAGACATTGGTTCATATATTCACTGTCCCTTTTGTTACTTCTATTAACCAGGACAATGCTAATTTTCCATCAGATGGTTTATAGAAATGGTGGAGATGGGGCTACTAGTTTTCACCTGTGATCTATGCACAGAATGCCCTATTTCGTGGTAAAAGTAGAGCACATGGAAGCATGAGACTGTGGTCTGATATTAAGAAAAGAGTCTAGGTAGCATTATTGGAAATTAATTTAgcttttctttgttttgtagTTTTGGAACTCCACATTATATGCTTAAAACATTCGTGGACTCTTTTCAAAAATGGTGGACTCTTTACTGAAAAGCCTCTCTTTCCTGCTCAGACCTTTTAACTGATCTGCTGGGAGGGAGAGGAGCGACTTGCTCTTCAATTGAAAGATAGTCCCCTTGAATACTTATCTGTGGTCTCTTGCACTCTGAGAAGGCAATTTGTTTTCTGCTCTGATATATTACACGTTGCAATCATTAACTTTACAGGAATCATTTTGCTGTTGGTACCTTATATGTGTTTTGACTTGTGAGGAACAAATTACCGAAAGGCTTTGAGATCAGAGAAATTTCAGAAAATCACTTACAGTGCTTCATATAGTACTACTATCTTGTTGGAGAGTTAACCGGAGCCAATAATTGATCAAGTTTGCTTTTAGCTTCTTCTTTGTCTGGGCTGGAGTATTTCAAAATCTTATATGGAGCTTAGTAAGATACAAAAAAATTAGTAATAACCTCGTAATTAAAATTGGCCAGCTAAAACAAAAGTACAGTGGAAAATAAATATCATACTAGCTTGCAGTACTGTGCTTGGCCCTATGCTCAGCACAGGCAACCTCCACTAATAATATACTGTAACTAACtcgatacaaaaaaaaaaaagaaaactatCTTACCTGAGTACTGCATCAgtaaccaaaagaaaaaaaacccTTAGTACTATAATATACCAAAAGGCTGAATTTCACATACCCCTAGAGCTGGTTTCTGGAGGATCAGAAGTCTCCAGCTTATTTCTACAAACAGGGCAAATAGGGTGTTTGGATAGCCAAATATCCGCACACTTCTGATGAAAGACATGGTTACAACCCGTAATCACTCTAGCTAGCTCCTCGCTCTTGATTTGGCTCAAGCATACAGCGCACTCATGTTCCGTTGCCAGTTCTTCGCCCGTGATTCTCGGGAGTTGTTCCAGTTCCTCGGCAGACAGTCCCCTTTCACCCCCATTTACTGGCGGACCACTGTTATTATTTCCAGCAGCATCGTCATGGTCAGGCTGGAATCTGGCCACATAATAGATCAACCAGCAGCAGTAAGCAAAACATAAGAGGACCGTGACACTGAAAGTTATCCAAAGAGCAAGTGACAGAGCGAGCGACATTACTTGGATGTTCTAGTGTGCTTTAACAGAGGGAGAAACATTGCTGCATATATAGATATATAAAATCTGATCACCATTTCATTAGGAGACGAAGATCAATTCTAGTTCCTTTACTTTTAAAGAAAATATCTTTAGCAAATTATTAATTAGGTCCACAATGATATGCTAAAAAAATTTATCATGCAGTGCATCCAATCGTGTATACCGCAAAAGGTTTAGAGATTTGCGTGGGGAAGTAAATTAATAAGGTATACGCATGTCATAATTAAAGTCTCTTACACAGTAATAGGAAATCTTGATTACCTATATCTAGTCTATTGTTTTCCTTTCTAAATTTAGTCAAGGCATGGAAAAGCAAAGCAAAAAAACAAAGTTTAACCTTATGCAAAATAATGGGAATGCGATTATTACAACCCCTAACTGAATGATAGAACGACAGGAAACAGATATAGTCCTTTGACTCGGCTCTATAATACCTcggaacatatatatatatatattaagacaAATGGAATTTAGAAAAAATTACTTGAGAAGATTaaagtttattattattattattattattattatttttattattattattaataataataataataattgtcaCGATTCAAGATCCCAACCAATCGCGGTAAGGTCTAGCTCAGTAAGTGTTTACTATTTGTATTATACCTTTGGGAAATATCCAAACGGCTATGAGATCATTCGCCCTCGTGAGACGTTGCTGGCAGCCACACCATGAGCCTCTTCATGAGGCTGCCATCACGAGGCAATGAAGGCGCATAGTAATGATTATATAACTAAGGTATAGAGGCAATACTCCTGTAGCCTTTGGCCCCCTTACTTGTACTCTTCTTTTGTGAATTTTGGTTTAgttattaataaaatagctactaGGAAGCCCgcctagtagtataatttgctaaaaaaaaaacctaatcgggggtcatgatggcacctaacaccgcttGCTTAGCAAGCCAACACACAATAGAAAAACATGAAAGAACTGCAATAAATGTGTAACAACAGGATAGTAACATAGTGTAAAAGAAACTCGAAGATATACATAATAAGTCTTAAACCAACATCTAATGCAAACCATCCCAGGATGTGGAGTCACAAATACATGAGCTACTAGAGTTTACTAAATACAttattttgaaagaaatacaacactGTCCAAAAAATGAAAACAGTACAATAGAAATAAGAAGATGACTCAAGGCATATGAAcgaaatgcagctctacctcgaataACTCATATGGTATCAACTAAGCACCTCTCGGGACTCCACTGGTACCAATATccaatctgcacaagaagtacagaagtgtagtatgagtaaaaacCGACCCAATTtactcagtaagtgtcgagcctaacgcCGATGAGGTGCTGACGAGACTAAAACAAGACAACTACAATAAACATGTACAGTAATATATCAAGAAGTAACGAAATAACAGATAAAGTATCAAATATAACAACGAGATAATGGCAAGTGAAAGGGATAACAAGTACACAAGTAGAGGGGcataaaatgaaaacataaagTAAAGTGTCACTGAGTAATCCTCTTTCAAATTAAATAACGAAACAACAAAGCCAAGTCCACATTCCAAATATCAAAAGTATAGAGCAGTGAAATCAACAAAATTGCACAGCAGCACCCTTCGTGGTTTTACTCTCATCCCCACATTATAATGTAAAAACAATTGCACAGCATCACCTTTCATACTTTTTATCTCATCATTACATTATAAAATAATAACAAGCACAGAAATACCGTTCGTGCATATCCTCACGCTCACTCAAATACAAATAAGGCACAGAAATACCCTTCATGCACATTCACACTTCCTCacaggcacgacaacacccttcgtgcatttctCTCTTCCTCATCAAGCAATAACATACAATATTTTaccaagcaaggtgggaagcaaaTTCAGCATTAATAGTATTATTTAAACACAACTTGTCATATGAGAATCATTCAATAAATAGTACCAACAACATATTGACAATTCAACGATCTCAACACCAATATCTCAATAATCTCGacatataaaataatatgaaCACGAGAAATTAAAGGATTAAAGAATCTATATAAAGTATGGAAGACATAATATATAATTGACCAAGCACAAATAGGGCTAATTCTACCAGCATGGTTATCCCATGGCCAATGCATATACAAATTTCACCTTGAATATACGCCGCCCCCAACACATagatcacatagcaaatagattCGATTCTACCTATTTTCCTCAAATCAAGATTCACCAAGATAATTACCTCTTTCCGGAACACAATCCAACACGCCTTtccctttagaacaagcctccaaaccaatcgaatatAGTCAGATAttgttc is drawn from Nicotiana tomentosiformis chromosome 12, ASM39032v3, whole genome shotgun sequence and contains these coding sequences:
- the LOC138902460 gene encoding RING-H2 finger protein ATL39-like, translated to MSLALSLALWITFSVTVLLCFAYCCWLIYYVARFQPDHDDAAGNNNSGPPVNGGERGLSAEELEQLPRITGEELATEHECAVCLSQIKSEELARVITGCNHVFHQKCADIWLSKHPICPVCRNKLETSDPPETSSRVLSPDKEEAKSKLDQLLAPSRKQIAFSECKRPQISIQGDYLSIEEQVAPLPPSRSVKRSEQEREAFQ